Proteins encoded together in one Ipomoea triloba cultivar NCNSP0323 chromosome 4, ASM357664v1 window:
- the LOC116017156 gene encoding ubiquitin-conjugating enzyme E2 28-like, which produces MASKRILKELKDLQKDPPTSCSAGPVAEDMFQWQATIMGPSDSPYTGGVFLVSIHFPPDYPFKPPKVAFRTKVFHPNINSNGSICLDILKEQWSPALTISKVLLSICSLLTDPNPDDPLVPEIAHMYKTDRAKYEATARSWTQKYAMG; this is translated from the exons ATGGCGTCGAAGCGCATTTTGAAGGAGCTCAAGGATCTGCAGAAGGACCCTCCCACATCATGCAGCGCTG GTCCTGTGGCGGAAGATATGTTCCAATGGCAGGCAACTATTATGGGGCCATCTGATAGCCCATACACTGGAGGTGTATTTCTGGTGTCAATTCATTTCCCACCTGATTACCCTTTTAAGCCACCTAAG GTTGCATTTAGAACTAAGGTCTTTCACCCAAACATCAATAGCAACGGAAGTATCTGCCTAGATATTCTGAAAGAGCAGTGGAGTCCAGCACTCACCATATCCAAG GTTCTGTTGTCCATCTGCTCTCTTTTGACGGATCCTAACCCTGATGATCCTCTCGTCCCCGAAATTGCACACATGTACAAGACTGATAGGGCCAAATATGAGGCCACTGCTCGTAGCTGGACACAGAAGTATGCTATGGGATAA